The window ATCCCTCGGTGAGTAAAATTATAGGCGAAATGCTAAAAAAGGGGTACGTAAAAGAGAGCAAGGATAAAGAGGATGGTAGAAGAAATGTAATCAGCTTGTCTGAAATCGGTATGCAGGTTGCTTATAAAATTAAAGACCAGCTGATTGATGTGGATGCGGCAATTGAAGAGCTTTCTGCACAAACACAAAATAAACTATGGGAAGCAATAGGCGAGTGGGAGTTTTTGTTGGAATCGAAAACATTATTAAGACGGGTGATGGAAAAGAAAAAGGAACGCGACAGTTCGAAAGTTGAAATTGTAGCCTATACACCGCAATATCAAGAAGTATTCAGGACTTTAAATGTGGAGTGGATTTCTACTTATTTTGAAATGGAAGAATCTGATTATAAGGCACTGGATAATCCGCAGAGTTATATTTTAGATCAGGGAGGTTATATTTTGGTTGCTTTATTTGATGGTGAACCGCTGGGTGTTTGCGCTTTAATTAAAATGAACGATGGCGAATATGATTTCGAACTGGCTAAAATGGCTGTTTCGCCAAAAGCTCAAGGTAAGAATATTGGGTTTTTACTGGCCTCGGCTATTGTAGAAAAAGCCCGGTCATTTGGTGCAGCTAAAATCTATTTAGAAAGCAATACCATATTAAAACCAGCCATTAACCTGTATCATAAACTTGGTTTTAAAAAAGTGGCCGGAAAACCAACTCCTTATACGAGGTGCAAT is drawn from Pedobacter sp. HDW13 and contains these coding sequences:
- a CDS encoding bifunctional helix-turn-helix transcriptional regulator/GNAT family N-acetyltransferase — its product is MDFFEQTGKVAIGSRLRMLTDKVTEDAANIYQLYNIDMQPKWFPVFYSLSQGEEKTITELAKAIGHSHPSVSKIIGEMLKKGYVKESKDKEDGRRNVISLSEIGMQVAYKIKDQLIDVDAAIEELSAQTQNKLWEAIGEWEFLLESKTLLRRVMEKKKERDSSKVEIVAYTPQYQEVFRTLNVEWISTYFEMEESDYKALDNPQSYILDQGGYILVALFDGEPLGVCALIKMNDGEYDFELAKMAVSPKAQGKNIGFLLASAIVEKARSFGAAKIYLESNTILKPAINLYHKLGFKKVAGKPTPYTRCNIQMELVIK